A window of Campylobacter concisus contains these coding sequences:
- a CDS encoding DUF2157 domain-containing protein, whose protein sequence is MNFLNRIFLTKELDRWQSDGIVDKETAIKIANLYDIDPDAHSDKISFVLKLVAYLFFALAFFTLVGANWEEIPRLGRLALVLFVLGLVNFGGIYYLAKGKENLSTAMFFLGNFCFGAAIALIAQIYNISDEPSGGILLWSIGAFAVSFVSKKGVLVAQSLIFATVWFFMIAYQGDFGFGFIIFIVLGAYTLYKDDSKWLAFVLFIDIFIYIISFCGYISGFRAIFDYGFLFGLPMVAIVSLSYALLLISISPLLDKFRVGLGAFTKEFGKNFGVFVLLFCLFLFEERNLFEVGDEELWFVKSFFKSNFGFVFILFSVAYFALFFKEKNKSGLLLGALLVSLPFIFSYGPGYANIFFSLANIITAAVLIKKGELKLGLCMIFLVAAVRYFQLIGDYIGATALFMVFAFIVLVVARKGRKK, encoded by the coding sequence ATGAACTTTTTAAATAGAATTTTTCTAACAAAAGAGCTGGATCGGTGGCAAAGTGACGGTATAGTCGATAAAGAGACCGCTATAAAAATAGCAAATTTATATGACATCGATCCTGATGCTCATAGTGACAAGATAAGTTTTGTCCTAAAGCTCGTAGCATATCTCTTTTTTGCGCTAGCCTTTTTTACGCTCGTTGGTGCAAATTGGGAAGAGATACCTAGACTAGGACGTTTGGCACTTGTGTTGTTTGTACTTGGGCTTGTAAATTTTGGTGGAATTTACTATCTCGCAAAGGGAAAGGAAAATCTATCAACAGCGATGTTTTTTCTTGGAAATTTCTGCTTTGGTGCAGCGATTGCACTTATTGCCCAAATTTATAACATTAGCGATGAGCCAAGCGGTGGTATTTTGCTTTGGAGTATCGGAGCATTTGCAGTTTCTTTTGTTAGTAAAAAAGGTGTGTTGGTAGCCCAAAGCCTTATCTTTGCGACGGTTTGGTTTTTTATGATAGCTTACCAGGGCGACTTTGGTTTTGGCTTTATCATTTTTATAGTACTTGGCGCATATACGCTTTACAAAGACGACTCAAAATGGCTTGCTTTTGTGCTTTTTATAGATATTTTTATATACATCATTTCATTTTGCGGCTACATTAGTGGTTTTAGAGCGATATTTGATTATGGATTTTTGTTTGGACTTCCAATGGTTGCGATCGTATCGCTATCTTATGCACTTTTACTTATTAGCATTTCGCCGCTACTAGATAAATTTAGAGTAGGGCTTGGCGCATTTACAAAAGAATTTGGTAAAAATTTTGGCGTTTTTGTGTTGTTATTTTGTCTATTTTTATTTGAAGAAAGAAATTTATTTGAGGTTGGAGATGAAGAGCTTTGGTTTGTGAAGTCGTTTTTTAAAAGCAATTTTGGCTTTGTCTTTATCCTATTTAGTGTTGCTTATTTTGCACTATTTTTTAAAGAAAAAAACAAGAGTGGTTTGCTGCTTGGGGCACTGCTCGTGTCGTTGCCATTTATCTTTAGCTACGGTCCTGGCTACGCAAATATATTTTTCTCGCTCGCAAATATCATAACAGCTGCGGTTCTTATCAAAAAGGGTGAGTTAAAACTTGGTCTTTGTATGATATTTTTGGTTGCAGCCGTGAGGTATTTCCAGCTAATAGGTGATTATATTGGTGCTACGGCGCTATTTATGGTGTTTGCTTTTATAGTGCTAGTTGTCGCTAGAAAAGGACGTAAAAAATGA
- a CDS encoding Na+/H+ antiporter NhaA, which translates to MCFRNFWDFFIGEVSGGIFLIAVALVAFIFENIFLSSFYNSFLQIDTRLNFGRSPIQKPLILLVNDSLIAVFLFLLGFRLKREIFKAKLRSLAQATLLKIFIIGGILASVFFYILNHNYIFC; encoded by the coding sequence ATGTGTTTTAGGAATTTTTGGGATTTTTTTATAGGTGAAGTTAGTGGTGGTATTTTTCTTATCGCTGTTGCTTTAGTGGCATTTATCTTTGAAAATATTTTTTTAAGCAGTTTTTATAACTCATTTTTACAAATCGATACAAGGCTAAATTTTGGCAGATCGCCGATACAAAAGCCCCTTATCCTTTTGGTAAATGATAGTTTGATTGCCGTTTTTTTATTTTTACTTGGGTTTAGGCTTAAGCGAGAAATTTTTAAAGCAAAGCTTAGGAGTCTGGCCCAAGCTACCTTGCTAAAAATTTTTATCATCGGTGGCATCTTAGCTTCTGTATTTTTTTATATTTTAAATCACAATTATATTTTTTGTTGA
- the nikR gene encoding nickel-responsive transcriptional regulator NikR, producing the protein MDSVIRFSVSLPSQLLDELDKKVSEQGYASRSEFTRDLIREKIVSDSWKDASEELIGVLTLIYMHHHNDLVNKKMDIEHSSDVKIICTNHVHVDHHNCLETISIRGEAGKIERFAERIAGLKGVKFSKLTRAAIPRF; encoded by the coding sequence ATGGATAGTGTTATACGTTTTAGTGTTTCTTTACCTAGTCAGTTACTAGACGAACTAGATAAAAAGGTTAGCGAACAAGGCTATGCTTCTAGGAGCGAATTTACGAGAGATTTGATACGTGAAAAGATCGTAAGTGATAGCTGGAAAGACGCTAGCGAGGAGTTGATCGGGGTTTTGACGCTCATTTATATGCATCATCACAACGATTTGGTGAATAAAAAGATGGATATAGAGCATAGCTCTGATGTGAAAATCATCTGCACAAACCATGTTCATGTCGATCACCATAACTGCTTAGAAACGATTTCAATAAGAGGCGAGGCGGGCAAAATTGAACGCTTTGCTGAAAGGATCGCCGGCTTAAAGGGTGTAAAATTTTCTAAACTCACAAGGGCAGCTATTCCTAGGTTTTAG
- the hypF gene encoding carbamoyltransferase HypF — MRSSFRYEIKGLVQGVGFRPFVYTLADKFKLVGEIYNDDEGVKLNFSGDEANFLAFEKELYEKLPALARIDELKKFKIDKIYKKLEIIASKAATKQAPILPDYALCDDCLREFYDSTNPRYKYPFINCTNCGPRFSIIKALPYDRVNTTMNEFKMCKFCESEYKDPLNRRYHAEPISCPNCGPKLYLKDKFGKALASKNEAAKDAAKLINEGKILAIKGLGGFHLICDATNEAAVSELRARKHRPSKPFALMSKNLENARKIAQISEAEARLLTSNLKPIVLLEAKNGSNIAKSVAPNLNKLGVMLAFSGIHLLLFDYLEHDIIATSANISGEVVIKDESELREKLGDVIDFYLDHDREIYSPSDDSIAFCVGDETIFTRTSRGLNPNFIHTNFKQKGTFLALGAELKSSFCIYKDGLLMISPYIGDLKNVATFDRFKDIFTLFEKTYSLKIDKVIADLHPNFLNTKWAKEQGFELIYLQHHYAHLLSVIFENELADKEYLGFCFDGTGYGEDGKIWGGEVFRLDKKGFNRVYHFDEFSLFGGENSIKNIYLIAYSIILKYSLEEEASKFLVNFDEKMLANFKKMEQKGLNLVKTSSVGRIFDAFGAIICGLFHSSFEGESGMRLEALYDKNLDACYKFSLDNGVIGIKEAFKSTLKDEPRVAATAFINGLADIIFEISKKEKMEILLSGGVFQNKTLLELIYKKFTKANLKFYINKKFCSNDSNVNLGQIYYYLSTFSNK, encoded by the coding sequence TTGAGATCAAGCTTTAGATATGAGATCAAAGGCTTAGTTCAAGGTGTGGGCTTTAGACCTTTTGTCTATACTTTAGCGGATAAATTTAAGCTTGTTGGCGAAATTTACAACGATGATGAGGGCGTGAAGCTAAATTTTAGCGGCGATGAGGCTAACTTTTTGGCTTTTGAAAAAGAGCTTTATGAGAAGCTGCCAGCCCTTGCCAGGATCGATGAGCTAAAGAAATTTAAGATAGATAAAATTTATAAAAAGCTTGAGATCATCGCCTCAAAGGCAGCGACCAAGCAAGCGCCTATTTTGCCTGATTACGCGCTTTGTGACGACTGCTTGCGCGAGTTTTATGACTCCACAAATCCACGCTACAAATATCCATTTATAAACTGCACCAACTGCGGACCAAGATTTTCCATCATCAAAGCATTGCCTTATGACCGGGTAAATACGACGATGAATGAGTTTAAAATGTGCAAATTTTGCGAGAGCGAGTATAAAGATCCGCTTAACCGCCGCTATCACGCAGAGCCGATCTCCTGCCCAAACTGTGGACCAAAGCTCTATCTAAAAGATAAATTTGGTAAAGCCTTGGCTAGTAAAAACGAAGCGGCCAAAGATGCGGCTAAGCTCATAAACGAGGGCAAAATCTTAGCCATTAAAGGGCTTGGTGGCTTTCATTTGATTTGTGATGCGACAAATGAAGCCGCAGTTAGCGAGCTAAGAGCTAGAAAGCACCGCCCAAGCAAGCCCTTTGCCCTAATGAGTAAAAATTTAGAAAATGCTAGAAAAATAGCGCAAATTTCAGAAGCAGAGGCCAGGCTTCTTACTTCAAATTTAAAGCCAATCGTCTTGCTTGAGGCAAAAAATGGCTCAAATATCGCAAAAAGCGTCGCTCCAAATTTAAACAAGCTTGGCGTCATGCTCGCATTTAGTGGCATACATCTTTTACTGTTTGATTATTTAGAACACGACATCATCGCAACTAGCGCGAATATCTCAGGTGAAGTTGTCATAAAAGACGAGAGTGAGCTAAGAGAAAAACTAGGTGACGTCATAGATTTTTACCTTGATCACGACCGAGAAATTTACTCGCCAAGTGACGATAGTATCGCATTTTGCGTTGGTGATGAGACAATTTTCACAAGAACGAGCCGTGGGCTAAATCCAAATTTCATTCATACAAATTTCAAGCAAAAAGGGACCTTTTTAGCCCTTGGAGCGGAGCTAAAGAGCTCATTTTGCATCTATAAAGACGGGCTTTTGATGATTAGCCCGTATATCGGCGATCTAAAAAACGTGGCGACTTTTGATAGGTTTAAGGACATTTTCACCCTTTTTGAAAAGACTTACAGCCTAAAAATCGATAAAGTTATAGCCGATTTGCATCCAAATTTTTTAAATACAAAATGGGCAAAAGAACAGGGTTTTGAGCTCATCTATTTGCAACATCACTACGCCCATCTACTAAGTGTAATATTTGAAAATGAGCTAGCAGACAAAGAGTATCTCGGATTTTGTTTTGACGGAACCGGATACGGAGAAGACGGCAAAATTTGGGGTGGGGAGGTTTTTAGGCTAGATAAAAAGGGCTTTAATAGAGTTTATCATTTTGATGAATTTAGCTTATTTGGTGGCGAAAATAGCATAAAAAATATCTATCTCATCGCTTATTCTATTATTTTGAAGTACTCACTTGAAGAAGAAGCGAGTAAATTTTTAGTAAATTTTGATGAAAAAATGCTTGCAAATTTTAAAAAAATGGAGCAAAAAGGATTAAACTTAGTAAAGACTAGCTCGGTTGGTAGGATATTTGACGCATTTGGTGCTATTATCTGTGGTCTTTTTCACTCAAGCTTTGAGGGCGAGAGCGGTATGAGGCTTGAAGCACTTTATGATAAAAATTTAGATGCGTGTTACAAATTTAGCCTAGATAATGGAGTGATCGGCATTAAAGAAGCTTTTAAAAGTACTTTAAAAGATGAGCCAAGAGTGGCTGCAACGGCGTTTATAAATGGCTTGGCTGATATTATTTTTGAAATTTCAAAAAAAGAAAAAATGGAAATTTTGCTAAGCGGCGGAGTTTTTCAAAATAAGACTTTACTCGAACTTATTTACAAAAAATTTACTAAAGCAAATTTGAAATTTTATATCAATAAAAAATTCTGTAGCAACGATTCTAACGTAAATTTAGGGCAAATTTATTATTATTTATCCACATTTTCTAATAAGTGA
- a CDS encoding HyaD/HybD family hydrogenase maturation endopeptidase: protein MRVLVLGIGNVMFADEGIGVHFVNLMAKNYKFTSSKNELTLMDGGTLALALTHIISEFDYLIVVDCISANGASVGDVYFFDFLNVPNFISWDGSAHEIEMLQTLHLMELAGDRPTTKILGIVPSRIESSNFSLSDEVINASNILEKTLLDHLKELDFKCEKVANFTLNDIVDEYAKKGLK from the coding sequence ATGAGAGTGCTGGTTCTTGGTATCGGCAACGTGATGTTTGCCGATGAGGGTATAGGTGTTCATTTTGTAAATTTGATGGCTAAAAACTATAAATTTACAAGTTCTAAAAACGAGCTTACATTAATGGACGGGGGCACTTTAGCCCTCGCCCTAACTCACATAATAAGCGAATTTGACTATCTTATCGTCGTTGATTGCATTAGCGCAAATGGCGCAAGCGTGGGCGATGTTTATTTTTTTGATTTTCTAAATGTACCAAATTTTATCAGCTGGGACGGCTCGGCTCATGAGATCGAGATGCTCCAGACCCTTCATCTAATGGAGCTTGCAGGCGATAGACCTACGACTAAAATTTTAGGCATCGTGCCTAGCCGCATAGAATCATCAAATTTTAGCCTCTCAGATGAGGTTATAAACGCTTCTAATATTTTAGAAAAAACGCTGCTTGATCACTTAAAAGAGCTTGATTTTAAGTGTGAAAAAGTAGCAAATTTCACCCTAAATGATATCGTTGATGAATACGCTAAAAAAGGTTTAAAATGA
- the cybH gene encoding Ni/Fe-hydrogenase, b-type cytochrome subunit: protein MSHKNADRISEYEFSIGVRLTHWIRFAAITLLVVSGYYISYVFVSPEITSEPTNFMQAKWRMTHQIAGFVLIAAFIFKFYLFVFDKHSKKEWMSVVDFLNPKIWIAQIKYYLFMGPHPHLRGVYNPLQFASYFFFYLVLTLICLSGLVLYVHVYHEGLGGALYEPARFFEELMGGLANVRTIHRICMWVIMIFVPIHVYMAVFNAVKGKNGAMDAIVSGYKFVKEH, encoded by the coding sequence ATGTCACATAAAAATGCTGACAGGATCAGCGAATACGAATTCTCCATCGGCGTTAGGCTGACACACTGGATTAGATTTGCAGCGATCACACTTTTAGTTGTGAGCGGCTACTATATCTCATACGTTTTTGTGAGTCCAGAGATCACGAGCGAGCCTACAAATTTTATGCAAGCAAAGTGGCGTATGACTCACCAGATCGCTGGCTTTGTGCTAATAGCGGCGTTTATCTTTAAATTTTATCTATTTGTCTTTGATAAACATAGCAAAAAAGAGTGGATGAGCGTGGTTGATTTTCTAAATCCAAAAATTTGGATCGCACAGATTAAGTATTATCTTTTTATGGGGCCACATCCGCATTTAAGGGGCGTTTATAATCCTTTGCAGTTTGCCTCATACTTTTTCTTTTATCTTGTTTTGACTCTTATTTGCCTAAGCGGTCTTGTGCTTTATGTTCATGTTTATCATGAGGGACTTGGCGGAGCGCTTTATGAGCCAGCTAGGTTTTTTGAAGAGCTTATGGGCGGACTAGCAAATGTTAGAACGATACATAGAATTTGTATGTGGGTCATTATGATATTTGTGCCGATTCATGTTTATATGGCGGTATTTAACGCTGTTAAAGGTAAAAATGGAGCAATGGACGCCATCGTTAGTGGCTATAAATTTGTAAAAGAACACTGA
- a CDS encoding nickel-dependent hydrogenase large subunit, whose amino-acid sequence MSEKRIVIDPITRIEGHLRIEVVVDENNVVKEAYSGSTLWRGLEQIVKGRDPRDAGFFMQRICGVCTYSHYRAGIIAVENALGIKPPLNAELTRTLMNAALYLHDHIVHFYQLHGMDWADVVSALSADVHKASEEAFKYTDLPFATGADKLKEVKERVEAFVKKGNLGPFANAYWGHSTYKFTPEQNLIVLSHYLECLRIQRTAAQMMAIFGAKNPHPQSLTVGGVTCVMDLMDPARMGEYMSKFAEIKEFVDRAYYPDILMAAKAYGNEPSVLNDAGVANLFCYDEFLIGKNDHLFKGGYILNGDLSKVYDIDEDKITEEATRAWYKNDKALHPYDGETEANYTGLIDGESIDAEGKLAHSKLFDTKGKYSWIKAPRYDGMPMQVGPIASIVINYARGNERVKKVVDEFLAKSGLPLSAVFSTLGRTATRMLEAKVVAEHTMDAFNALVENLKSDQETCAKYVIDNKKEYKGNFQGNAPRGALSHWCRIKDGVITNWQAVVPSTWNASPKDAQNQMGSYEACLVGLKIADLSKPLEIIRKIHSYDPCIACAVHVMDTKGNDLSTYKINPNL is encoded by the coding sequence ATGAGTGAAAAAAGAATAGTAATAGACCCTATAACACGTATCGAGGGACACTTAAGAATAGAAGTTGTTGTAGATGAAAATAATGTCGTAAAAGAGGCGTATTCTGGCTCAACTCTTTGGCGTGGTTTAGAGCAGATCGTAAAAGGCAGAGATCCAAGAGATGCTGGCTTTTTTATGCAAAGAATTTGTGGCGTTTGTACATACTCACACTACCGAGCAGGTATCATCGCAGTTGAAAATGCTCTTGGTATCAAGCCTCCGTTAAATGCAGAGCTAACTAGAACGCTTATGAACGCAGCTTTATATCTTCACGATCACATCGTGCACTTTTATCAGCTCCACGGCATGGACTGGGCAGACGTGGTCTCCGCACTGAGCGCAGATGTGCATAAAGCTAGCGAAGAGGCGTTTAAATACACTGATTTGCCATTTGCCACAGGAGCTGACAAGCTAAAAGAGGTAAAAGAGAGGGTTGAAGCCTTTGTTAAAAAGGGCAATCTTGGACCATTTGCCAACGCATACTGGGGACATAGCACATATAAATTTACGCCAGAGCAAAATTTAATCGTCCTCTCACATTACTTAGAGTGCCTTAGAATTCAAAGAACAGCAGCTCAGATGATGGCGATCTTTGGCGCGAAAAACCCACATCCACAAAGCCTAACAGTTGGCGGCGTGACTTGCGTGATGGACCTTATGGATCCAGCTAGAATGGGCGAATATATGAGCAAATTTGCCGAGATCAAAGAATTTGTTGATAGAGCTTACTATCCAGATATCTTGATGGCGGCTAAAGCCTATGGTAATGAGCCAAGCGTTCTAAACGATGCTGGTGTGGCAAATTTATTCTGCTATGATGAGTTTTTGATTGGCAAAAATGACCATCTATTTAAAGGTGGCTATATCTTAAATGGCGATCTTAGCAAGGTTTATGACATAGACGAAGACAAGATCACAGAAGAGGCGACAAGAGCTTGGTATAAAAATGACAAAGCGCTTCATCCATATGATGGCGAGACTGAGGCAAACTACACAGGCCTTATTGACGGCGAGAGCATAGACGCCGAGGGCAAACTAGCTCATAGTAAGCTTTTTGATACAAAAGGTAAATATAGCTGGATTAAAGCACCAAGATATGATGGCATGCCTATGCAAGTAGGTCCAATAGCAAGTATCGTTATAAACTACGCTAGAGGCAACGAGAGAGTTAAAAAAGTAGTTGACGAATTTTTAGCAAAGAGTGGCTTGCCATTAAGTGCAGTTTTCTCAACTCTAGGCAGAACCGCTACTCGTATGCTTGAGGCAAAAGTAGTTGCAGAGCATACAATGGATGCATTTAATGCCTTGGTAGAAAATTTAAAATCAGATCAAGAGACTTGCGCAAAATATGTAATCGATAACAAAAAAGAGTACAAAGGAAATTTTCAAGGCAATGCTCCAAGGGGTGCGCTTAGCCACTGGTGCCGCATAAAAGATGGTGTTATCACAAACTGGCAAGCAGTCGTGCCAAGCACATGGAATGCCTCTCCAAAAGACGCACAAAATCAAATGGGAAGCTACGAAGCGTGCTTAGTTGGTTTAAAGATCGCTGATCTTTCAAAACCACTTGAGATAATACGAAAAATTCACTCTTACGATCCTTGCATCGCGTGTGCTGTGCATGTTATGGATACGAAGGGAAATGATTTGAGTACTTATAAGATAAATCCAAATTTGTAA
- a CDS encoding hydrogenase small subunit: MNNDLCQKIDRRLSELSALPKMKSDSSIAQLLKEKGFTRRDFMKWAGAMTAFMALPSAMTPMVARAAELSDRLPVIWLHMAECTGCSESLLRTDAPSIDSLIFDYISLEYHETIMAASGWQAEENLESAIEKYKGRYILLVEGGIPTGATENFLTVGPHGTTGKTHAVNASKDAAAIFAIGTCSSFGGIQAARPNPSNSVGLSKVTDKPVINVAGCPPSEKNIVGNVLHFLLFGTLPALDVYNRPKWAYGLRIHDLCERRGHFDAGEFVQNFGDEGAKNGYCLYKVGCKGPYTFNNCSRERFNQHTSWPVQAGHGCIGCSEPDFWDTMGPFEEPMADRLFDTVLGLGADNVSDKVGIGILALTGIGIAAHAVIASMSKDKE; encoded by the coding sequence ATGAATAATGACTTGTGTCAAAAGATAGATAGACGCTTAAGTGAGCTTAGTGCGTTGCCTAAGATGAAAAGCGACTCGAGTATTGCGCAGCTTTTAAAAGAGAAGGGCTTTACGAGGCGTGATTTTATGAAGTGGGCTGGTGCGATGACAGCTTTTATGGCTCTACCAAGTGCGATGACACCGATGGTTGCTCGTGCTGCTGAGCTTAGCGATAGGCTTCCTGTGATATGGCTTCATATGGCAGAATGCACAGGCTGTAGCGAGAGCTTACTAAGAACCGATGCTCCAAGTATAGATAGTCTTATATTTGACTACATAAGCCTTGAATACCACGAAACTATCATGGCAGCTTCTGGTTGGCAGGCTGAAGAAAATTTAGAAAGTGCTATTGAAAAGTATAAAGGCAGATACATCCTACTAGTTGAGGGAGGTATTCCAACTGGTGCGACTGAAAATTTCCTAACAGTTGGACCTCATGGCACAACAGGTAAAACTCATGCTGTAAATGCTTCAAAAGATGCAGCTGCTATCTTTGCGATCGGCACCTGTTCTAGCTTTGGTGGCATTCAAGCTGCAAGGCCAAATCCATCAAATTCAGTAGGACTTTCAAAGGTCACTGATAAGCCAGTTATTAATGTTGCGGGCTGTCCACCAAGTGAGAAAAATATCGTTGGCAACGTGCTTCACTTCTTACTTTTTGGCACACTTCCAGCGCTTGATGTTTATAATAGGCCAAAATGGGCTTATGGCTTAAGAATTCACGATCTTTGCGAAAGACGTGGTCACTTTGACGCTGGCGAGTTTGTCCAAAACTTCGGCGATGAAGGTGCAAAAAATGGCTACTGCTTATACAAAGTAGGTTGCAAAGGTCCATATACATTTAATAACTGCTCACGCGAGAGATTTAACCAGCACACATCATGGCCAGTTCAAGCGGGACACGGCTGTATAGGCTGCTCAGAGCCAGACTTTTGGGATACGATGGGACCATTTGAAGAGCCTATGGCAGATAGACTCTTTGATACTGTTTTAGGTCTTGGAGCTGATAACGTCAGCGATAAAGTTGGCATCGGAATTTTAGCTCTTACCGGCATTGGTATAGCAGCTCACGCTGTTATAGCTTCTATGAGTAAAGATAAAGAATAA
- the flgH gene encoding flagellar basal body L-ring protein FlgH, protein MNHKTIWLVLSAGIICTGCTPSADPHINMKPPVYVEQLPSKDSGTGQSNAGSLFGKGENPLFSDRKAMNVNDIVTIVISENASQTSTGSKSTNKDSTISLGGGVFTAGAAPLSNIADNLNKYGDIGFKAGGGNKFTGSGTSNRSEKFTATISARIIKILNNGNYFIEGSRELLINGEKQIMQVSGVIRPYDISQNNEIDSKYIADAKILYKTEGELDKSTKKPWGTRLMEAIWPF, encoded by the coding sequence ATGAACCATAAAACGATTTGGCTCGTCTTATCTGCGGGCATTATTTGCACTGGTTGCACACCAAGCGCTGATCCTCATATCAATATGAAACCCCCGGTTTATGTCGAGCAACTCCCTTCAAAAGATAGTGGCACCGGACAAAGCAATGCTGGCAGCCTCTTTGGAAAGGGCGAAAATCCTCTTTTTTCAGACAGAAAGGCTATGAATGTAAATGATATCGTGACTATCGTTATCTCAGAAAATGCAAGCCAAACTTCAACTGGTAGCAAAAGTACCAACAAAGATAGCACTATCTCGCTTGGTGGCGGTGTATTTACGGCTGGAGCCGCTCCACTTTCAAATATAGCTGATAATCTAAACAAATACGGCGACATCGGCTTTAAAGCAGGTGGTGGAAACAAATTTACAGGAAGTGGCACGAGTAATAGAAGCGAGAAATTTACCGCAACCATTTCAGCTAGGATTATAAAAATCCTAAATAATGGCAATTACTTCATCGAGGGTAGTCGCGAGCTACTTATAAATGGTGAAAAGCAGATCATGCAAGTAAGTGGTGTCATCAGACCTTACGACATCTCACAAAACAACGAAATTGACTCAAAATACATAGCTGATGCCAAAATTTTGTATAAAACAGAGGGCGAGCTAGACAAATCTACCAAAAAACCTTGGGGTACAAGGCTTATGGAAGCTATCTGGCCATTTTAA
- the pta gene encoding phosphate acetyltransferase — MKSCYVFTDKNLAHLQEIIATKFKKVEIFKIIPDENDKNNLINSNEKEFFLKFIDKFEELKAKSDFVIVLGCESFSVFGKSELNLKLARNLNAPVFDENASELKALNPNSKLLITDKIDEILNYKADIITPFKFQSLLLKRAKVANKTVVLPESDDERILKAAHIVLEKGAANIILLGLEDEISKKATALGLNLSKAKVINPEQNELTDEFAKKIYELRKHKGVDEVKANALAKDKIYFATMLIHEGIADALVSGATMSTADTIRPALQIIKTKPNVSVVSGAFFMALEEEILLFADCAVTPNPSADELASITLSSAQTASAFGLNPKIAMLSYSTADSGSGADVEFIKEAAKKASELDANLKIAAPIQFDAAVDLSVASKKMPNSEVAGHANVFIFPNLNCGNICYKAVQRSANALAVGPILQGLKKPVNDLSRGCLVEDVVNTILISAIQAGE; from the coding sequence ATGAAAAGTTGTTACGTTTTTACAGACAAAAATTTAGCACATCTGCAAGAAATTATAGCTACAAAATTCAAAAAAGTTGAGATTTTTAAGATAATCCCAGATGAAAACGATAAAAATAACTTAATAAATTCAAATGAAAAAGAATTTTTTCTAAAATTTATAGATAAATTTGAAGAGTTAAAAGCCAAAAGCGACTTTGTCATAGTCCTTGGCTGTGAGAGCTTTAGTGTCTTTGGCAAAAGCGAGCTAAATTTAAAGCTAGCTAGAAATTTAAACGCACCAGTTTTTGATGAAAACGCAAGCGAGCTAAAAGCGCTAAATCCAAACTCAAAGCTTCTAATCACCGATAAGATAGATGAAATTTTAAACTATAAAGCAGATATCATCACGCCATTTAAATTTCAAAGCTTGCTTCTAAAAAGAGCTAAAGTTGCAAACAAAACCGTTGTTTTACCAGAGAGCGACGATGAGAGAATTTTAAAAGCAGCTCACATCGTGCTAGAAAAAGGTGCAGCAAATATAATATTGCTAGGACTTGAAGATGAAATTTCAAAAAAAGCGACCGCTTTGGGGCTAAATTTAAGCAAAGCCAAAGTGATCAATCCAGAACAAAATGAGCTGACAGACGAATTTGCAAAGAAAATTTATGAGCTAAGAAAGCACAAAGGCGTGGACGAAGTCAAGGCAAACGCACTTGCTAAAGATAAAATTTACTTTGCTACGATGCTAATTCATGAAGGCATAGCCGATGCCTTGGTAAGTGGCGCTACGATGAGCACGGCTGATACGATCCGCCCAGCCTTGCAGATAATAAAAACAAAGCCAAATGTAAGTGTGGTAAGTGGGGCATTTTTCATGGCACTTGAAGAGGAAATTTTACTCTTTGCAGACTGTGCTGTCACGCCAAATCCAAGCGCAGATGAACTTGCTAGCATCACGCTAAGTAGTGCTCAAACAGCAAGCGCCTTTGGCCTTAACCCAAAGATTGCTATGCTGAGCTACTCTACGGCTGATAGTGGCAGTGGGGCTGATGTGGAATTTATAAAAGAAGCTGCCAAAAAGGCGAGCGAGCTTGATGCAAATTTAAAGATCGCAGCGCCAATTCAGTTTGACGCAGCAGTTGATCTAAGCGTGGCTAGTAAAAAGATGCCAAACTCAGAGGTTGCTGGGCATGCAAATGTCTTTATCTTTCCAAATTTAAACTGCGGAAACATCTGCTATAAAGCGGTTCAGCGAAGCGCAAACGCTCTAGCCGTGGGTCCGATACTTCAAGGGCTAAAAAAGCCAGTTAATGACCTAAGCCGCGGTTGCCTCGTTGAAGACGTGGTAAATACTATCTTAATCAGCGCCATACAAGCAGGAGAATAA